A single window of Channa argus isolate prfri chromosome 12, Channa argus male v1.0, whole genome shotgun sequence DNA harbors:
- the LOC137138170 gene encoding protein NLRC3-like, with translation MVDKNSCNSCITAIRVLRVSLVDELEGQIDSMLEVLVSREVFTRDDREDVLCRPGPRARVRKVLDILECKGEGAAKIFLSISSHYQQESQTHPKEGDANQPPSVEYIRVKQKHRDILRRRSESMLFYNSRHGEKILFSEYYVNLLLLDGHQDLEMKRHEVLMFGQKRLSLQQKRAGHKKITPAELFSSPNGNRPVKKVVVTGVAGIGKTILVQKMLFDFGRNKDNLPFDFIIHMTFRDLNLIDKPTNFRELVLRKNRHLAKELDNILANDNKLLIILDGFDEFRYFRSCDVDVFVTEPDEDAELVEIFGSLMQGEMLPNASILLTSRPTAINHIPVCCIDRFVLIAGFSLAEVQDFFLRYFQDSGLADRMFTVVSANELMLTLCYIPAFCYIVCCILKETKDLCGESPKTMTDIYVQYLVALLRSHTQERSKTCVPEQRAGPTQPLSDKVLKLGRLAFQKLMEHQTLFYSSDQVFVALEGCSLVSTFLDKTVAQEPGCTEDVYSFAHLTVQEFFAAIYCAVTDQSLPDAPRYTAGPGEGENDGHLDLFNRFLSGILSERNAALLSRQVGLCCHKEKVVTYRQRLIKELTALCENGAHILNHLHCLFEQQDPSLAMAVQPTTLRVNVSDEILSQMDYNAIMYFLKSTKGTISELDLTGTGIRCEALRGFQPFLLRCESLWLGENKLDMNAVGVIADVLEVSDSIIHLGLGWSDIGDEELEAISSAIRVKNRLKELWMEANRVSYRGLLSLSDLTPNPLRKVVAIWNDVTDTEPKSLCIQESITVDFTDGDMWEEWGKWVFKRCEASGNEKLLMVLHKVCNLSVHCLETQWARTFYGQLSQLVEHRIEICTDDDICKKLKKFETILNL, from the exons ATGGTGGACAAGAATAGTTGTAATTCTTGCATCACGGCAATTAGAGTTTTGCGAGTTTCCCTTGTGGACGAACTGGAAGGACAGATTGACTCTATGCTAGAGGTCCTAGTAAGTCGAGAAGTGTTCACTCGGGATGACCGTGAGGATGTCTTGTGTCGGCCTGGGCCCCGGGCAAGAGTGAGAAAGGTGCTGGATATCCTGGAGTGTAAAGGTGAAGGAGCAGCCAAGATTTTTCTCTCCATCAGCAGCCATTATCAGCAAGAGTCACAGACACATCCTAAAGAAGGCGACGCGAATCAGCCTCCATCCGTAG AGTACATCAGAGtcaaacaaaagcacagagaCATCCTCAGGCGCAGAAGTGAGAGCATGCTCTTCTACAACAGTCGCCATGGAGAGAAAATCCTTTTTTCTGAATATTATGTCAACCTTCTTTTGCTTGACGGACACCAGGACCTGGAGATGAAAAGACATGAGGTGCTGATGTTTGGACAAAAGCGACTATCTTTGCAGCAGAAGCGGGCAGGACATAAGAAAATCACACCAGCCGAACTCTTTTCAAGCCCAAATGGAAACCGGCCGGTCAAGAAAGTTGTAGTTACAGGGGTGGCAGGTATCGGAAAAACTATCCTGGTGCAGAAAATGCTGTTCGATTTCGGCCGAAACAAGgacaatttaccatttgacTTCATCATACACATGACCTTCAGAGACCTGAATCTAATTGACAAACCCACAAACTTCCGGGAGTTGGTCTTGCGCAAAAACAGGCACCTTGCTAAAGAGCTGGATAATATTTTAGCAAATGACAACAAACTGCTGATTATTTTGGATGGCTTTGATGAGTTTAGGTACTTCAGGAGTTGTGATGTAGACGTATTTGTGACTGAGCCGGATGAAGATGCAGAGCTAGTGGAGATCTTTGGGAGTCTGATGCAGGGTGAAATGCTACCCAATGCTTCGATCCTGCTCACAAGTCGACCCACAGCTATCAATCACATCCCCGTATGTTGCATCGACCGCTTTGTGCTCATCGCTGGCTTTTCCTTGGCTGAAGTTCAGGACTTCTTCTTACGTTATTTCCAAGATAGTGGCCTTGCTGATCGAATGTTCACAGTAGTATCAGCAAACGAACTGATGCTTACACTGTGCTACATCCCTGCATTTTGCTACATTGTGTGCTGCATCCTCAAAGAAACAAAGGATCTCTGTGGAGAAAGCCCTAAGACTATGACGGACATTTATGTGCAGTATCTAGTGGCTTTGCTTCGATCTCACACTCAAGAAAGATCCAAAACATGTGTTCCGGAGCAAAGAGCAGGGCCTACGCAGCCACTGTCTGACAAAGTCCTAAAGCTGGGTCGGCTCGCTTTCCAAAAACTAATGGAGCATCAAACACTATTTTATAGCAGTGACCAAGTCTTTGTAGCACTGGAAGGATGCAGCCTTGTTAGTACCTTCCTTGATAAGACAGTAGCACAAGAACCTGGTTGCACTGAAGATGTTTACTCCTTTGCGCACCTCACGGTGCAGGAGTTCTTTGCTGCAATttactgtgcagtgactgatCAGTCTCTACCCGATGCACCTCGGTATACTGCAGGCCCCGGGGAGGGGGAAAACGATGGACATTTGGACCTTTTCAACCGTTTCCTGTCTGGAATCCTCTCTGAACGCAATGCTGCTCTTCTCTCTAGGCAGGTGGGACTGTGTTGCCACAAAGAAAAAGTAGTAACCTATCGCCAGAGGCTCATCAAAGAACTTACGGCACTCTGCGAGAACGGGGCCCACATCTTAAATCACTTACACTGCCTGTTTGAGCAACAGGACCCCTCATTAGCCATGGCTGTGCAACCAACGACACTACGGGTCAATGTTAGTGATGAAATCCTCTCCCAAATGGATTACAATGCCATAATGTACTTCCTGAAAAGCACAAAGGGAACAATATCAGAGCTGGATCTGACAGGGACTGGAATAAGATGTGAGGCCCTAAGAGGTTTTCAGCCCTTTCTACTTAGATGTGAAAGTCTTTG GCTTGGAGAAAACAAACTTGATATGAATGCAGTTGGGGTCATTGCTGATGTGCTGGAAGTGTCAGACAGTATAATCCACCTAGG aCTTGGATGGTCAGACATTGGTGATGAGGAACTCGAGGCTATCTCTAGTGCCATACGAGTTAAAAATAGGCTAAAAGAATTATG GATGGAGGCTAACCGAGTGAGCTATAGAGGTCTGCTGTCACTCAGTGACTTAACCCCAAATCCTCTGAGAAAAGTTGT AGCCATATGGAATGACGTGACTGACACAGAGCCAAAGTCCTTGTGCATCCAAGAAAGCATTACAGTGGACTTCACAGATGGTGATATGTGGGAGGAGTGGGGGAAATGGGTCTTCAAAAGGTGTGAGGCCAGCGGCAATGAGAAGCTACTGATGGTACTCCACAAAGTGTGCAACCTATCAGTCCACTGCTTAGAAACCCAGTGGGCGAGGACTTTCTACGGGCAACTATCGCAGCTCGTCGAGCACAGGATTGAGATCTGCACTGATGATGACATATGCAAGAAGCTCAAAAAGTTTGAGACCATTTTGAATCTCTGA